The proteins below are encoded in one region of Fibrella aestuarina BUZ 2:
- a CDS encoding pPIWI_RE_Z domain-containing protein translates to MLTALPVTPASRAPRLSQLSARQLFDVELGLCLLAAISPSASPATLPDLLIDGTAQTAKQRRSLDKARLMLAQLTQPSRPGGTRSLWADLLDRYARLPHDTQAFDISCDGERFSPKSVGFFRNRVRTLTHLLA, encoded by the coding sequence ATGCTAACAGCCCTGCCGGTCACCCCGGCGTCGCGCGCGCCCCGGCTGAGCCAACTCTCGGCCCGCCAATTGTTCGACGTTGAACTTGGCCTGTGCCTCCTGGCCGCCATCAGCCCCTCGGCCTCGCCTGCCACACTGCCCGATCTGCTGATCGACGGCACGGCCCAGACCGCCAAGCAACGCCGCAGCCTCGACAAAGCCCGGCTGATGCTGGCGCAACTGACGCAGCCATCCCGCCCTGGCGGGACACGCTCCCTTTGGGCCGACCTGCTCGATCGATACGCCCGGCTCCCGCACGATACGCAAGCCTTCGACATCAGCTGCGATGGCGAGCGATTCAGCCCCAAATCGGTGGGCTTCTTTCGCAACCGCGTCCGCACCCTGACACACCTGCTGGCGTGA
- a CDS encoding pPIWI_RE_Z domain-containing protein, whose amino-acid sequence MKTITSATRPSANLAPTRFAASTASFADTLPSLPLPTYSGSGRFGWQEPLATRIKHQYELHGQTANRLLNIELGLFLLTELLPDAPPEALPDLLMGNGMVHLRRPVWTPKQHRLLSRGRTLLAPYQNRAVWFQALVKYATLPAAARIYSLSQYGSITQAPAADSGSYVQRERLTLFWRAML is encoded by the coding sequence ATGAAAACGATAACATCTGCAACCCGCCCTTCAGCGAACCTGGCGCCAACCCGCTTTGCAGCGTCGACGGCCAGCTTCGCCGATACGCTGCCGTCATTACCCCTGCCGACATACAGCGGCAGCGGGCGTTTCGGCTGGCAGGAGCCACTGGCCACGCGCATCAAGCACCAGTATGAGCTGCACGGGCAAACGGCCAACCGGCTGCTGAATATCGAGCTGGGCCTGTTTCTGCTAACCGAACTCCTGCCCGATGCACCCCCCGAAGCGCTGCCCGATCTGCTGATGGGCAACGGCATGGTGCATCTGCGTCGGCCCGTCTGGACGCCCAAGCAACACCGGCTGCTGAGCCGCGGTCGCACGCTGCTGGCTCCTTACCAGAACCGGGCGGTGTGGTTTCAGGCCCTGGTGAAATACGCGACGTTGCCCGCGGCCGCCCGCATCTACAGCCTGAGCCAGTATGGCAGCATCACGCAGGCCCCAGCGGCTGATTCGGGCAGCTACGTTCAGCGCGAACGCCTCACGCTGTTCTGGCGGGCCATGTTGTAA
- a CDS encoding ADP-ribose polymerase: MLSQLIQHIMGTADPADALKAVTPTTSAPPTLTTTATPAPAPMRAQDSTALRTVKLIMVSAQNNNKYYEMRETANGTFKVDYGRVGSTKSTATYPITLWDSKIREKLAKGYVDQTHLYADAPESTGTETIADATVRSLVDKLIGYARQSIFRNYVVTAQQVTRQQVDRAQQLLDQLAGLLSLHVDPAVYNDTLLTLFQTIPRKMGRVNQHLVTQAPQTDADLQALRDRLAVEQETLDVMRSQVELNAVPTDSPEDTPTPLLDTLGLSIEPVTDDRILTFIKRMMGSDADKFDAAFSVSQARTEVAFALHMAEARHPKTQLLWHGSRSENWLSILKSGLVLRPTNAVITGKMFGYGVYFADQFSKSLNYTSLSGSTWAAGREKEAYLAIYEVHVGKQLVVDQHELWCYDLDADKLKQRGKHYDSVYAQRGKSLLKNEFIVYNQDQSTIRYLVRVKS; this comes from the coding sequence ATGCTTTCTCAGTTGATCCAACATATCATGGGCACGGCCGACCCGGCCGACGCGCTCAAAGCCGTTACCCCGACCACCAGTGCCCCGCCCACGCTGACGACCACGGCCACTCCCGCGCCCGCCCCAATGAGGGCGCAGGACTCCACGGCCCTTCGTACCGTGAAGCTGATCATGGTCTCGGCGCAGAACAACAATAAGTATTACGAAATGCGTGAAACGGCCAACGGCACGTTCAAGGTCGACTATGGCCGGGTGGGCAGTACCAAAAGCACGGCAACGTACCCAATCACGCTCTGGGACAGCAAAATTCGGGAGAAGCTGGCCAAAGGGTACGTCGATCAGACGCACCTATATGCCGATGCGCCCGAATCGACGGGGACCGAAACCATCGCCGACGCCACCGTGCGGTCGTTGGTGGATAAACTGATCGGATACGCCCGGCAGTCGATCTTCCGCAATTACGTCGTGACGGCGCAACAGGTAACGCGCCAACAGGTCGACAGAGCCCAGCAGTTGCTCGATCAACTGGCCGGCCTGCTGAGTCTGCACGTCGATCCTGCCGTTTACAACGATACCCTCCTGACGCTGTTTCAGACCATTCCCCGAAAGATGGGCCGGGTGAATCAGCACCTGGTGACTCAGGCTCCGCAAACCGACGCCGACCTACAGGCTCTGCGCGACCGGCTGGCCGTTGAGCAGGAAACGCTCGACGTGATGCGGAGTCAGGTGGAGTTGAACGCCGTGCCAACTGACTCTCCCGAAGACACACCGACCCCGTTGCTCGATACGCTTGGCCTCAGCATCGAACCCGTTACCGACGATCGGATACTGACGTTCATCAAACGCATGATGGGCTCCGACGCCGACAAGTTTGATGCGGCCTTCAGCGTGAGTCAGGCCCGGACCGAGGTAGCCTTTGCACTGCACATGGCCGAAGCGCGCCACCCCAAAACGCAATTGCTCTGGCACGGTAGCCGCAGCGAAAACTGGCTGTCGATCCTGAAAAGTGGCCTTGTGTTGCGCCCAACCAACGCCGTCATCACCGGCAAAATGTTTGGTTACGGCGTCTATTTCGCCGATCAGTTCAGCAAGTCGCTCAACTACACCTCGCTCAGCGGTTCGACCTGGGCCGCTGGCCGGGAAAAAGAAGCCTATCTGGCGATTTACGAGGTGCACGTGGGCAAGCAACTGGTTGTCGATCAGCACGAACTGTGGTGCTACGACCTCGACGCCGACAAGCTGAAGCAGCGGGGCAAACACTACGATTCAGTGTATGCCCAACGAGGCAAAAGCCTATTGAAAAACGAATTCATCGTCTATAATCAGGATCAAAGCACCATCCGGTATCTGGTTCGTGTGAAAAGCTAA
- a CDS encoding S41 family peptidase: MRRLFIPNRLAAKQTGITFGTLFYLLTVIASLLRTGLFVGLVGLLASCFNSRPQPVFPFTPVTQTYSVAQLQTDFRLMRRALEEAHPGLYRYHPRDSVSQWFDAAYAQLTKPMTELQFRRVIEPVVDRIGCGHTDLYASKSFTAYRKKHPLRPFPVDVAVLNDRLYVRENRSTDSTIQRGSEILAIDGHPAQPLLNQFYRYISSDGYNQTFKSYVLNTGSFGSYYALVCGIDSAARRLTFRDTTGTIRTLTFRTRPDKLPPRLDSLDKRNVPASSPRKKPKPDKAPDEQRQFWLSERDSSVAVMKVSSFSGFGQRLFFRQSFEAIAANKAIKTLIIDLRGNLGGNSGTSLRLASYLIDKPFQAYTQVDAPVRNVSFNRYLGWKFWRFWLRNFFTRRTPEGTYRRTGTTSPIKPIRHGGFRGRVFLLINGGTFSAASIFASLVKHNSADRVTVVGRETGGGAYGCNAFTSPYLTLPQTGVQLRLPLYKIVLAIPGQDQGHGVLPDVPVAYTVPAILSGQDLDIEKVYELLR, from the coding sequence TTGCGCAGATTGTTCATCCCAAATCGGCTTGCGGCTAAACAGACGGGCATTACCTTTGGCACCCTATTCTACCTCCTCACCGTGATTGCTTCATTGCTTCGGACCGGTTTGTTTGTGGGCCTTGTTGGCCTATTGGCTAGCTGCTTCAACAGCCGTCCTCAGCCGGTTTTTCCGTTTACGCCAGTCACACAGACTTATTCAGTCGCTCAGCTACAGACCGACTTCCGGCTGATGCGCCGTGCCCTCGAAGAAGCGCATCCCGGCTTGTACCGCTACCATCCACGCGACAGCGTGTCGCAGTGGTTCGATGCGGCCTACGCCCAGCTTACCAAGCCCATGACCGAGCTTCAGTTTCGGCGGGTCATCGAGCCGGTAGTCGACCGCATCGGTTGCGGCCATACCGACCTTTACGCGTCTAAATCTTTTACGGCTTATCGAAAAAAACACCCGCTGCGCCCCTTTCCGGTCGATGTGGCCGTGCTGAACGATCGGTTGTACGTGCGGGAAAACCGCAGCACCGATTCCACCATTCAACGTGGCAGCGAAATTCTGGCGATTGATGGGCACCCGGCCCAGCCGCTGCTCAACCAGTTTTACCGCTACATCTCGTCGGACGGCTACAACCAGACGTTCAAATCCTACGTGCTGAACACGGGCAGTTTCGGGTCGTATTACGCGCTTGTCTGCGGCATCGACTCGGCGGCCCGCCGCCTCACCTTCCGCGACACTACCGGCACGATTCGAACACTAACGTTCCGCACGCGCCCCGACAAACTCCCTCCCCGACTCGACTCGCTCGATAAACGAAACGTACCGGCGTCGAGCCCCCGCAAGAAACCCAAACCCGACAAAGCCCCCGACGAGCAACGGCAGTTTTGGCTCTCTGAGCGCGATTCGTCGGTAGCGGTCATGAAAGTGTCGTCATTCTCCGGCTTTGGGCAGCGGCTGTTTTTTCGGCAGAGCTTCGAGGCCATTGCCGCCAACAAGGCCATCAAAACCCTTATAATCGACCTGCGGGGCAATCTGGGCGGTAACTCTGGCACGAGTCTGCGACTGGCATCATACCTGATCGACAAACCGTTTCAGGCTTACACGCAGGTGGATGCGCCCGTGCGGAACGTGTCATTCAATCGCTACCTGGGTTGGAAATTCTGGCGGTTCTGGCTGCGCAATTTCTTCACGCGCCGCACGCCCGAGGGTACCTATCGCCGCACCGGCACCACTAGCCCCATAAAACCCATCCGACATGGTGGTTTTCGGGGCCGTGTTTTTCTGCTCATCAACGGGGGTACGTTCTCGGCGGCCTCCATTTTTGCCTCGCTGGTAAAACACAACAGCGCCGACCGGGTCACGGTTGTCGGGCGCGAAACGGGTGGCGGTGCCTATGGCTGCAACGCCTTTACTTCGCCTTACCTGACGCTGCCGCAAACGGGCGTGCAATTGCGACTTCCGCTCTACAAAATTGTGCTGGCGATTCCCGGTCAGGATCAGGGCCACGGCGTCCTGCCCGACGTACCGGTGGCCTATACCGTACCCGCCATCTTATCCGGCCAAGATCTGGACATCGAAAAAGTGTACGAGTTGCTGCGGTGA
- a CDS encoding pyridoxal phosphate-dependent aminotransferase: MSAAVASPASLLADRINALEESSTLGMTKMARELAAQGHKVISLSVGEPDFKTPAHICEAAKKAIDDGFHGYSPVAGYPDLRKAIADKFNRDNGLNWKPENVVVSTGAKHSLANVLQVLVNPGDEVIIFSPYWVSYSEMVKLAEGVSVVLDGPFENDFKVTPEQFEAAITDRTKVVMFASPNNPTGSVYTEAELRAIGEVVARHENVYVLADEIYEYINFTPEGHFSIGSMPEIHDRVITVNGVAKGYAMTGWRIGYIGAAKWIAEGVEKLQGQVTSGTNSIAQKAAVAALNGSLEPSREMAQAYQRRRDLVVKLLKEVPGFKVNVPQGAFYAFPDISAYYGKSDGTTTIHNSDDFATWLLNKAFVATVAGSGFGAPNCLRISTAASDEALAEAVQRIKDAVATLK; the protein is encoded by the coding sequence ATGTCTGCCGCCGTAGCAAGCCCCGCCAGTCTGCTGGCCGATCGGATCAACGCCCTCGAAGAATCGTCGACGCTGGGCATGACCAAGATGGCCCGTGAACTCGCGGCTCAGGGTCATAAAGTCATCAGCCTCAGCGTGGGTGAGCCCGATTTCAAAACGCCCGCCCACATTTGCGAAGCCGCCAAGAAAGCCATCGACGACGGCTTCCACGGCTACAGCCCCGTCGCCGGTTACCCCGACCTACGGAAAGCCATCGCCGATAAATTCAACCGCGACAACGGCCTCAACTGGAAACCCGAAAACGTAGTGGTGTCCACAGGCGCCAAACATTCGCTGGCCAACGTGTTGCAGGTGCTGGTAAACCCCGGCGACGAAGTGATCATATTCTCGCCCTACTGGGTAAGCTACTCCGAGATGGTGAAGCTGGCCGAAGGCGTATCGGTGGTGCTCGACGGCCCCTTCGAAAACGACTTTAAAGTAACGCCCGAGCAGTTTGAAGCCGCCATCACTGACCGCACCAAGGTGGTGATGTTTGCGTCGCCCAATAACCCCACCGGCTCGGTCTACACCGAAGCCGAACTGCGGGCCATTGGCGAGGTGGTTGCCCGCCACGAGAACGTCTACGTGCTGGCCGACGAGATCTACGAATACATCAACTTCACGCCCGAAGGCCATTTCAGCATTGGTTCGATGCCCGAGATCCACGACCGGGTCATCACCGTCAACGGCGTGGCAAAGGGCTACGCCATGACGGGCTGGCGTATTGGCTACATTGGTGCCGCCAAATGGATTGCCGAAGGCGTTGAGAAACTACAGGGCCAGGTAACGTCGGGCACCAACTCGATTGCCCAGAAAGCCGCCGTAGCCGCCCTAAATGGCTCGCTCGAACCCAGCCGCGAGATGGCGCAGGCCTATCAGCGCCGCCGCGACCTGGTAGTGAAACTGCTGAAAGAGGTACCGGGCTTCAAGGTGAACGTACCCCAGGGTGCCTTCTACGCCTTCCCCGACATCAGCGCTTACTACGGTAAGTCGGACGGGACCACGACGATCCACAACTCCGACGATTTTGCGACGTGGTTACTCAACAAGGCGTTTGTTGCGACCGTAGCCGGTTCTGGTTTTGGCGCGCCCAACTGCCTGCGTATCTCCACAGCCGCTTCCGACGAAGCTCTCGCCGAAGCCGTACAGCGGATTAAAGACGCCGTAGCGACGCTGAAATAA
- the folK gene encoding 2-amino-4-hydroxy-6-hydroxymethyldihydropteridine diphosphokinase — MKLPMPDQPSPTLHTLFVLLGANLGDPRQTFADARQQLTEQVGDIQQASALYETAAWGVTDQPTYLNQVLRLGTLLPPYAVLERTQAIEQALGRVRLERWGARLIDIDLLFYDDQVVQTPTLTLPHPLLHERRFTLAPLADIAPNWLHPVLGRTVAKLLADCTDVSDVRKC; from the coding sequence ATGAAGTTACCCATGCCTGATCAACCGTCCCCAACGTTGCACACCCTTTTCGTGCTCCTGGGCGCTAACCTCGGCGATCCACGCCAGACGTTTGCCGACGCCCGACAGCAACTGACCGAGCAGGTGGGCGACATTCAGCAGGCGTCCGCGCTCTACGAAACCGCCGCCTGGGGCGTAACCGATCAGCCAACGTACCTGAATCAGGTGCTGCGGCTGGGTACGTTGCTCCCACCCTATGCTGTGCTGGAACGTACCCAGGCGATCGAGCAGGCACTGGGCCGGGTGCGTCTGGAACGCTGGGGCGCTCGCCTTATCGACATCGACTTGTTGTTCTACGACGATCAGGTGGTACAGACGCCCACACTTACACTGCCCCATCCGCTCCTGCACGAGCGCCGCTTCACACTGGCCCCGCTGGCCGACATCGCCCCCAATTGGCTCCATCCGGTACTTGGCAGAACCGTAGCCAAGCTACTGGCCGACTGCACCGACGTGAGCGACGTACGCAAATGCTGA
- a CDS encoding capsule assembly Wzi family protein: MLYPLRCTTSSFFSLLIGVILTYPATAQAPRQHQYQAEAGALLATDQTPFWLRANQYGIVPLKGPALRLQAGLRSDYQLGDSTGARPTVDWGYALDAVANVGATNQLLLPEAHVKARLGNLELYAGRKREVVGLVDTLLTTGAYAWSGNALPIPKIQIGLYQYTPVPFTKGIVSFLGAFAHGWFENDGRLVKGSYLHQKYLYGRLGKPTWPFRLYGGFNHQVIWGGRADPGVLNNLVSVDGQLPTGIEYYRAVVFGSRGQWKPADPNVTSFEDNRIGNHLGSLDFGADVNLSHWNLYAYRQFFYDDGSLFYGTNLADGLNGLRLKNRRQPDGEAFFLQQITLEFLYSASQGGDAFVIDDSDLRGRDDYFNHAQFLDGWEYRNRIIGTPFFSLPNETRPSLPQRVGVVNNRVSVGHVAAKALVNGRVDLTTRLSLSRNLGTYALRYPTQPMQFSGLFSAALPVSAFGGATLSGSLGVDLGGLLPTSVGVYVALRKTGLLSRSTTY; encoded by the coding sequence ATGCTTTATCCGCTTCGCTGTACCACCTCCTCTTTTTTTAGTCTACTGATCGGCGTCATACTAACGTACCCGGCAACGGCGCAGGCACCGCGTCAGCATCAGTATCAGGCGGAGGCCGGGGCGTTGCTGGCCACCGATCAGACGCCCTTCTGGCTGCGGGCCAATCAATACGGTATCGTTCCGTTGAAAGGACCGGCTTTGCGGCTACAGGCCGGGCTCCGATCCGATTACCAATTGGGCGACAGCACCGGGGCACGGCCCACCGTCGACTGGGGCTATGCACTCGACGCCGTCGCCAACGTGGGCGCGACGAACCAGTTGCTGTTGCCCGAAGCGCACGTGAAAGCTCGGCTGGGTAACCTCGAACTTTATGCAGGCCGGAAGCGGGAAGTGGTTGGTTTGGTCGATACCTTGCTCACCACGGGCGCCTATGCCTGGTCGGGCAATGCGCTGCCGATCCCCAAAATTCAAATAGGGCTGTATCAGTACACACCTGTACCGTTCACGAAGGGTATTGTCTCTTTTTTGGGTGCGTTTGCTCACGGCTGGTTTGAAAACGACGGGCGGCTGGTGAAAGGCTCTTACCTGCATCAGAAATACCTCTATGGCCGCCTGGGCAAACCTACCTGGCCTTTTCGGCTCTACGGTGGCTTCAACCACCAGGTAATCTGGGGCGGCCGGGCTGACCCCGGCGTGCTGAATAACCTGGTGTCTGTGGATGGTCAACTGCCTACAGGTATCGAGTATTATCGGGCCGTCGTGTTCGGGTCGCGTGGTCAGTGGAAGCCCGCCGACCCCAACGTGACCTCGTTTGAAGATAACCGCATTGGTAATCACCTCGGCTCACTCGACTTCGGGGCCGACGTGAACTTGAGCCACTGGAATCTGTATGCCTATCGCCAGTTTTTCTACGACGACGGTTCGCTTTTTTACGGCACCAACCTGGCCGATGGGTTGAACGGCCTACGGCTCAAAAACCGCCGCCAACCCGATGGTGAGGCCTTTTTTCTGCAACAGATCACCCTGGAGTTTCTGTACAGTGCCAGCCAGGGGGGCGATGCCTTCGTGATTGACGATTCGGACCTGCGGGGGCGCGATGATTATTTTAACCACGCCCAATTCCTCGACGGCTGGGAGTACCGAAACCGGATTATTGGGACGCCGTTTTTCTCGCTGCCCAACGAAACCCGCCCGTCGCTCCCGCAACGCGTGGGCGTAGTCAACAACCGAGTCAGCGTAGGGCACGTGGCGGCTAAAGCGTTGGTCAACGGCCGCGTCGACCTGACGACCCGCCTCTCGCTGTCGCGCAACCTGGGTACGTATGCGCTTCGCTACCCCACCCAGCCGATGCAGTTTTCGGGGCTATTCAGCGCAGCGCTGCCCGTATCGGCGTTTGGCGGCGCCACCCTGAGCGGGTCGCTGGGCGTAGATCTGGGCGGTTTGTTACCCACCAGCGTGGGCGTCTATGTGGCTCTTCGCAAAACGGGGCTGCTAAGCCGGTCCACTACGTATTGA
- a CDS encoding aldo/keto reductase, giving the protein MKTLGQSGQSVSVLGLGCMGMTDFYGQRNDDESIATIHAALDAGINLLDTADMYGPYTNEELVGKAIRDRRDEVVLATKFGIVRDPNDPTKRSINGRPDYVRQACEGSLKRLGVDHIDLYYQHRVDPNTPIEDTIGEMSRLVEEGKVRFLGLSEAGADTIRRANAVHPIAAVQSEYSLWSRDIEDTVLPTVRELGITLVAYSPLGRGFLTGQIKRFEDLDADDYRRHSPRFQGENFQKNLDVVKQIEALAADKGVTASQLALAWILAKGEEFLPIVGTKRRTYLQENIGALDITLTPDDLAQIEAISPKDAVAGLRYPEAMMKLVNA; this is encoded by the coding sequence ATGAAAACCCTTGGCCAGAGTGGCCAATCTGTATCGGTATTGGGGCTTGGCTGCATGGGCATGACCGACTTTTATGGCCAACGCAACGACGACGAATCAATCGCTACGATCCACGCGGCGCTCGATGCGGGCATCAACCTGCTCGATACGGCCGACATGTATGGCCCCTACACGAACGAAGAACTGGTTGGCAAGGCCATCCGCGACCGCCGCGACGAGGTCGTCCTGGCGACTAAGTTCGGTATTGTCCGTGACCCCAACGACCCCACCAAACGGAGCATCAACGGCCGGCCCGACTACGTGCGGCAGGCGTGCGAAGGCAGTCTGAAACGGCTCGGCGTCGACCATATCGACTTGTATTACCAGCACCGCGTCGACCCGAATACGCCCATCGAGGATACCATCGGCGAAATGAGCCGACTGGTTGAGGAAGGGAAGGTGCGTTTTCTGGGGCTGTCGGAAGCCGGAGCCGATACCATTCGACGGGCTAATGCGGTGCACCCAATTGCCGCCGTGCAGTCGGAGTATTCGCTCTGGAGCCGCGACATAGAAGATACCGTATTGCCGACGGTGCGCGAACTGGGCATCACGCTGGTGGCCTACAGCCCGCTGGGCCGTGGTTTCCTGACGGGCCAGATCAAGCGGTTTGAGGATCTGGATGCTGACGATTATCGGCGCCATTCACCGCGTTTTCAGGGTGAGAATTTTCAGAAGAACCTCGACGTGGTGAAGCAGATCGAAGCACTGGCGGCCGACAAAGGCGTCACCGCGTCGCAACTGGCGCTGGCCTGGATTCTGGCCAAAGGAGAGGAGTTTCTGCCCATCGTCGGTACCAAACGCCGGACGTACCTACAGGAGAATATCGGCGCGCTCGACATAACGCTGACGCCCGATGATCTGGCCCAAATCGAAGCCATTTCCCCCAAAGACGCCGTCGCCGGTCTGCGCTATCCTGAGGCCATGATGAAGTTGGTGAACGCTTAG
- a CDS encoding TspO/MBR family protein gives MLNDRLRQFLVVFVTVSLIVMNGLSNVRAFGPTTNADISAKYDTLVTPAGYAFSIWGLIFLGLLGFSIYQALPSQRHNPRFRTAGPWYIVNGICNAIWSPIFNQGWIGLALAVILVMFASLFMVMEHLRINPRTDMAMMRPVKVGETWLARVPFSIYFGWLTVATILNITVWFRATRFDLSGISEPIWAVGVLVIGLIAGAVLFNRYRSAAYMLVFTWAYAAIAVKQTDLPTVKFVAIGGAVIAALLALYGLFAPRQQRATV, from the coding sequence ATGTTGAACGACCGTCTACGCCAATTTCTGGTTGTCTTCGTCACCGTTTCGCTGATCGTCATGAACGGGCTCTCCAACGTTCGCGCGTTTGGGCCGACTACCAACGCTGATATCTCGGCCAAATACGACACGCTGGTGACGCCCGCCGGGTATGCCTTCTCGATCTGGGGCCTCATTTTTCTGGGGCTGCTGGGCTTCTCCATCTACCAGGCGCTGCCCAGCCAACGGCACAACCCCCGATTCCGAACGGCCGGCCCCTGGTATATCGTCAACGGTATCTGTAACGCTATCTGGAGTCCCATTTTCAATCAGGGCTGGATCGGCCTTGCCCTGGCCGTTATTCTGGTCATGTTTGCCAGCCTGTTTATGGTGATGGAACACCTGCGCATCAACCCCCGCACGGATATGGCCATGATGCGCCCCGTCAAGGTGGGTGAGACGTGGCTGGCCCGCGTGCCTTTTTCGATCTATTTCGGCTGGCTCACTGTGGCTACCATTCTGAATATCACGGTCTGGTTCCGGGCCACCCGCTTCGATCTGTCGGGTATTTCGGAGCCAATCTGGGCGGTTGGCGTGCTGGTTATCGGCCTCATCGCCGGAGCTGTATTGTTCAACCGCTACCGCAGCGCCGCCTACATGCTGGTTTTTACCTGGGCCTACGCGGCCATCGCCGTTAAGCAGACCGACCTGCCCACGGTAAAATTTGTTGCCATCGGCGGAGCTGTGATTGCAGCCCTATTGGCCCTCTACGGCTTATTTGCCCCCCGCCAGCAACGGGCTACTGTGTAA
- a CDS encoding carboxypeptidase-like regulatory domain-containing protein produces MRIAVLFWFIALAAQAQGTLRGRVINAADEQPVPFCSVFLANTNKGTTADENGAFALTNVPDGRYELVVSSVGFETWTKRLTGQSDEALLIRIKPTTTQLKEVEVNAFGPEWEKQYDLFRQFFLGTSKNAQECQILNPKAIWFEQDPATGRLTGGARKPLVIENRALGYRIQYVLDRFEAEPNQQAVTYLGYPVFDDIKPKNRREELRWQRARLDTYAGSALHFLRALYARKTNEQGFIIRRVLERATDSSRVNGDWQVRKARFLVKDPLPPTFLVDDRESTETAKALTFDTPIQVVFKGEPEPAEYQDVPVAGQSTIGRTAGVQTSLIRLTKPMVMLEANGNYYEPLGLAFEGYWGWEKMGDLLPLTYQP; encoded by the coding sequence ATGAGGATTGCTGTACTTTTCTGGTTCATCGCGCTTGCCGCGCAGGCGCAGGGCACCCTCCGGGGACGTGTCATCAACGCGGCCGATGAACAGCCCGTGCCGTTTTGCAGCGTGTTTCTGGCCAATACCAACAAAGGCACCACCGCCGACGAAAATGGCGCCTTCGCCCTGACCAACGTACCTGACGGCCGCTACGAACTTGTGGTATCGAGCGTGGGCTTTGAAACCTGGACAAAACGCCTGACCGGCCAATCCGACGAAGCGCTGCTCATTCGGATCAAACCCACTACCACGCAGTTGAAGGAGGTGGAGGTTAACGCGTTTGGTCCCGAGTGGGAGAAACAATATGACCTGTTCAGGCAGTTTTTTCTGGGTACCAGCAAAAACGCACAAGAATGCCAGATTCTGAACCCGAAGGCCATCTGGTTTGAGCAGGACCCCGCCACCGGGCGGCTTACGGGCGGCGCACGCAAACCGCTCGTGATCGAAAACAGAGCGCTGGGCTACCGGATTCAGTATGTGCTCGACCGGTTCGAGGCCGAGCCCAACCAGCAGGCGGTAACGTACCTGGGCTACCCGGTTTTCGACGATATCAAACCCAAAAATCGGCGCGAAGAGTTGCGTTGGCAACGCGCCCGGCTCGATACCTACGCGGGCTCGGCCCTGCATTTTCTGCGGGCGCTGTATGCCCGAAAAACCAACGAGCAGGGTTTCATCATTCGGCGGGTGCTCGAGCGGGCAACCGATTCGAGCCGGGTCAACGGGGATTGGCAGGTACGTAAGGCCCGTTTTCTGGTGAAAGACCCGCTACCGCCCACCTTTCTGGTCGATGATCGAGAATCGACCGAGACGGCCAAAGCCCTGACATTCGACACGCCCATTCAGGTTGTGTTCAAAGGAGAACCCGAACCAGCCGAGTACCAGGATGTTCCGGTCGCGGGGCAGAGCACGATCGGGCGCACGGCGGGGGTGCAAACGTCCTTGATTCGCCTCACCAAACCGATGGTGATGCTCGAAGCCAACGGTAATTATTACGAACCGCTCGGGCTGGCTTTTGAGGGGTATTGGGGGTGGGAAAAGATGGGCGATCTGCTGCCACTTACGTATCAACCTTAA